AAGTTCTTCTACGGTTTCCAAATTATGATGGAGAACATCCACAGTGAAACCTACAGCTTATTAATTGATACCTATATAAAGGACAAAGAGGATCGCAATCGTTTATTCCGCGCTATCGAAAACTTCGATGCCATTAAGCGTAAAGCGGATTGGGCCTTGAAATGGATTGAGAGCGATTCTTTTGCAGAACGCCTAATCGCCTTTGCTGCCGTAGAAGGAATTTTCTTCTCGGGTGCTTTCTGCTCTATTTTCTGGTTGAAGAAACGTGGCTTGATGCCCGGCTTAACCTTCTCTAATGAGCTTATTTCTCGGGATGAGGGTATGCACTGTGATTTTGCCGTGCACCTGCATAATAATCACCTGATCAATAAAGTACCCGAAGAGCGCATCAAAGAAATCATTGTGAACGCTTTAGATATTGAGCGCGAGTTCATCACCGAGTCTTTACCCGTTAACCTTATTGGTATGAACTCCAAATTGATGACTCAGTACCTCGAGTTTGTAGCCGATCGTCTTTTAGTGGAACTGAACTGCGAGAAGGTTTACAATGTGGATAATCCCTTCGACTTTATGGAAATGATCAGCCTGCAAGGAAAAACCAATTTCTTCGAAAAGCGCGTTGCCGAGTATCAGAAAAGCGGCGTAGTGCAGGGAAGTCAGTCGAACGCAATTTCTTTCGACGCAGATTTTTAATAAGACCGATAAACACCTAATGATATCGCTTCGGGAAAAGAAGCAACCACCAAAATTCAGAATATGTACGTACTAAAAAGAGATGGCCGCAAAGAGGCTGTGAAGTTTGACAAAATCACAGCCAGGATACAGAAATTATGCTACGGTTTAAGTGAGTTGGTAGATCCAACCAGCGTAGCCATGAAAGTGATTGAAGGAATCTACGAAGGAGTAACTACCTCCGAACTGGATAGCCTTGCGGCTGAGGTGGCAGCGAGTATGACCACTCGTCACCCTGATTATGCACAATTAGCAGCGCGTATCGCGGTAAGCAATTTGCATAAAAATACCACTAAGTCTTTCAGTGAAACCATGCGTGATCTGTACGACTATGTGAATCCTAAAACTGGAAAGCACGCACCTCTTATCTCTAAGGAAGTAATTGAGATTATCGAGAAGAATGCAGAAATGCTGGATTCTACTTTAATCTACGATCGCGACTTTGGTTACGATTACTTCGGTTTTAAAACTTTAGAGCGCTCCTATCTTCTCCGCATGAGCGGTAAAATTGCCGAGCGTCCTCAGCATATGTTAATGCGGGTGGCTATCGGTATCCACTTTGAAGATTTGGATGCAGTGATTGAGACTTATGATTTGATGAGTAAGAAATACTTTACTCATGCTACGCCAACTCTATTCAATAGTGGTACGCCTAAACCTCAAATGAGTAGCTGCTTCTTGCTGTCTATGAAAGACGACAGTATTGATGGTATCTACGATTCATTGAAGCAATCGGCGCGCATTAGCCAAAGTGCAGGTGGTATTGGCTTAAGCATTCACAATGTACGTGCAACCGGTTCTTATATCCGCGGAACAAATGGTACTTCCAATGGTATTGTACCTATGCTGCGTGTGTTTAACGACACCGCTCGTTATGTAGATCAAGGTGGTGGTAAGCGTAAGGGATCCTTCGCTATTTATGTGGAGCCCTGGCATGCGGATATCTTCGATTTCCTTGATTTGAAAAAGAACCACGGTAAAGAAGAATTACGTGCCCGTGATTTATTCTATGCTCTGTGGATTCCAGATCTGTTTATGGAAAGAGTAAAAGCGGATGCCGAATGGACTTTGATGTGTCCTAATGAGTGCCCGGGCTTATTCGACGTACACAGCGAGGAGTTCAATAAGAAATATTTGGAGTACGAAAAGGCCGGTAAAGGTCGTCGTACCATTAAAGCTCGCGAATTATGGGGTAAGATTCTGGAATCTCAAATTGAGACCGGAACGCCTTATATGCTTTATAAAGATGCAGCCAACTCTAAGAGTAACCAGCAGAACTTGGGAACTATTCGTTCTTCTAACCTTTGTACTGAGATTATCGAGTACACCAGCGAGGATGAGGTAGCGGTATGTAACCTTGCTTCTTTAGCGCTGCCTATGTTTGTGGATGGCGATAAGTTCGATCACCAGAAATTATATGAGGTAACCTATAAGGTAACCAAGAACTTGAACCGTATTATCGACCGTAACTACTATCCGGTACCAGAGGCGCGCAATTCAAACATGCGTCACCGTCCGGTAGGTTTAGGAGTACAAGGTTTAGCTGATACCTTCATTAAACTGCGTTTACCCTTTACCTCAGAAGAGGCGAAGAGCTTAAACAAGGACATCTTCGAAACCATTTACTTCGCTTCATTAGTAGCAAGTAAGGATGAG
The Croceimicrobium hydrocarbonivorans genome window above contains:
- a CDS encoding ribonucleoside-diphosphate reductase subunit alpha, which gives rise to MYVLKRDGRKEAVKFDKITARIQKLCYGLSELVDPTSVAMKVIEGIYEGVTTSELDSLAAEVAASMTTRHPDYAQLAARIAVSNLHKNTTKSFSETMRDLYDYVNPKTGKHAPLISKEVIEIIEKNAEMLDSTLIYDRDFGYDYFGFKTLERSYLLRMSGKIAERPQHMLMRVAIGIHFEDLDAVIETYDLMSKKYFTHATPTLFNSGTPKPQMSSCFLLSMKDDSIDGIYDSLKQSARISQSAGGIGLSIHNVRATGSYIRGTNGTSNGIVPMLRVFNDTARYVDQGGGKRKGSFAIYVEPWHADIFDFLDLKKNHGKEELRARDLFYALWIPDLFMERVKADAEWTLMCPNECPGLFDVHSEEFNKKYLEYEKAGKGRRTIKARELWGKILESQIETGTPYMLYKDAANSKSNQQNLGTIRSSNLCTEIIEYTSEDEVAVCNLASLALPMFVDGDKFDHQKLYEVTYKVTKNLNRIIDRNYYPVPEARNSNMRHRPVGLGVQGLADTFIKLRLPFTSEEAKSLNKDIFETIYFASLVASKDEAIKDGAYESYEGSPISQGKFQFNLWGVEEQKLSGRWDWSALRKEIKNHGVRNSLLLAPMPTASTSQILGNNECFEPYTSNIYTRRVLSGEFIVVNKHLLLDLVNLGLWNEELKNEIIRNNGSIQDIDVIPQNIKELYKTVWELSMRDIIDMSAERGYFIDQSQSLNLFMEGANIAKLTSMHFYAWEKGLKTGMYYLRTKAASDAIKFTVQKQTKSEVEPVVNSKQTEKIASGDKMKEMKANMEKAAAVGEIRASELAKAIKEQSEMTPEEQLSCSLDNPDDCIACGS
- a CDS encoding ribonucleotide-diphosphate reductase subunit beta; this encodes MSALEPILAENKNRFVLFPIEHHDIWEWYKKQEASFWTAEEIDLQQDVTDWATKLNDDERYFIKHILAFFAASDGIVNENLAENFVNEVQYTEAKFFYGFQIMMENIHSETYSLLIDTYIKDKEDRNRLFRAIENFDAIKRKADWALKWIESDSFAERLIAFAAVEGIFFSGAFCSIFWLKKRGLMPGLTFSNELISRDEGMHCDFAVHLHNNHLINKVPEERIKEIIVNALDIEREFITESLPVNLIGMNSKLMTQYLEFVADRLLVELNCEKVYNVDNPFDFMEMISLQGKTNFFEKRVAEYQKSGVVQGSQSNAISFDADF